GGTATACACCTTTTCTTAGTaacaaatctaattttttacCTGAATAtaattttcctatatttttgcACTTGTCTTTTGATAAATTCTTTGATAAAGCATCTAAACTATCAGACATAAATCTATAACTATCTAAGAAATAAAGTTCACGTTTAACTTCAACATTCTTTCCATCTTTAATATACTCACCAACTTTAAGATCTCTAGAAAAGctaatatacttttcttcattgtttGGTTTACAACTCAACTTTCCTCCtgataatttctttataaataagtgaaaatcataaccagataaattgtgaaatagttCTGGAAagaattttggaattttataatttaaattacaattttgatgagcagcacctctatattttccagtaatatgGCAATGGTCACGTTCTTTATCTTCATTTAGTTTTTCTCCACAAATATGGCATGATATTGCTGCATTAAAATCATGCTTGTTTTCATCagtaaatatcttttttgaaaatttaatcatgccataaattttcttaatatcTTTTTCTAAGCTGTCAACAAAAATTTGTGCAGCATCATCCGTTTCATTAGTTAAAGTAAATGTAACTGGACTACTTTGATTAATACTTtcatcaaaacatttaatataacaaCAGAATGAACTTGGAATatgtttttgatattgtttagtATAAGATTCATTAGGATTTGGTTCACAAGTGTCaatttgtttgataaaactttcaaagtctgCATATACTACAAACGGaactcttatttatttattgtgatTAGTAAATTGCATTGTTGAATTTGGTGGTGGAAGTTCGATACGTACTGAATCATGTGTTTCCCAAAACGATTTATGATTAGATAAAGATTCTTCTGAATTGAATCCTAACAAACAATTTCAGCAATAGTGTTTTTTACAATGTTAATTAGATgtttgtgatgaaagtaatctgtttaaattttttattaaacagtaATAATTAGTTTCGCCATTTGAGATTAATAGTAAATCTATTAAATGTTTGCGATCATTATTCTTTGATACATGCAAAATATGAATTTCTGAATCTTTGTAACCATATACATTGACACTGATATCTGTATTGTTTTTCTCAAATTGTGTAATTTGATTTAATGATACTGGAAAAtctattttatctaaattgcaaaatttttatcaagtgGAATGTATGATCTAACTTTAATAGGATTATactcaataataattatatccATCTTTTCAACAGAAACAAATCTCCAACCTGATCCTGCTTGTTGATATAATGATAatgattctaaaattttttgctttgataTTTCATAAAACTCATCTAAATCTGTTGTTTCTAATACAACTTGATTATTCGTTCTAAATGGAGCAGTTGTGAttatagtttctcctgttttaaTATTAGTACGCTCCATTTCACAATAGAGaactatataaactttaaaatttttattctcttttattactttgataGCGCTATTTTTAGCAGCATTTATGAAGGATAAAGCATCGTAATTTTCTATCCCTTTAGCTGTAAAttgttttgtaacatttttaacagatgatttctttaacttaaattctattggctttttttaaaatttattatacaactCTACAACTTTAGATTTTAATGCTTCAATCTTTTCATtagctgtttttttaattataggaaCATAAGACATAATCCAATTTgcaattagattattatttgaTTCTTTTCGAGATATTGATGTATAAGTTGCAATAAAAGGTGTAGGAGTTAAAATTGTTGAAGATGATATATCTGGAATATGTTCGTCTAATATATTTGTCTGTTCGATTGATGTAGATTGCGTCTGTGTGCGCTCAACCGATGTCTGCGCTAACGCTCTTATGAGATCactttttctgattttataataatttttaattttgttatccatttttatatagcaagatattttttttaattttcattttctttaaatgatttttcaaaataaaaaaatcttgtcgtttttttattattaaaaatatttacaaagcacatgtattttttaaacatctattatttttaatttttcagaatttaatattttaatcttaaatctATTATCAACTTTTCCATCACATAATTCAAAATATCTCCATCCATGCTTAGTTTCACGCATAGCactatataaagatttatatattttaatttctccTGTTTCCATGTTAGTTAATTTAACAGTGACtggttttttctttattgttcttAATCTTTcatattttgcaatcattagaAATATAGCGAGATTGTcagatgtttttgaaatattattttcttctaatagattttttaaacttttctttgtgTATTTcactctttttaatatataaagaaaaaaatttaagaaacaaCATTCATTTTATTCCTGTCTGATTGAAATTGTAACAATCTATCAGATATTACAATAGCAAATGCTTCAGTATCTGCTGGAGCAGCCGAATTAAATGTTGCTTTAATTTGTACATCTATTGTTgatgattttaatatttctgaTTGTTTACTAACATCAAAAACCATAAGTGGGTATAAATCTTTATAGTCAGAAGGAGTTATATTGCTGTGTGTGATCAATTCATTCattctgtaaaattttttattaaacacagcTGCATCTCTATAAGCTCTTAAAAATTGCTGATTTggaaatgataaaatataatcaACAGCAGAATATCTTTCTTGATTAAGCATTATGTACATATTTTTCAAGTCGCAGTGATCAAATACTGAAGCATTAGCATTTTGGTCTCCATCCTTACTTGTTTGAAATCCAACAATAATGTATCTTGGTTTTTCAGGAGATGTCTTACGCTCTATCTCCAAGACAATGTAGTAGATTGTGGAACAGATATAGTATCACACTGACGTGCTCGAAAACTTACTGGAAGTGTCACTTTTGATTcaacatatttataaagattaacCCTTTCTATATCTGATGGGATCACATGTGGTatgaaaaatgatattttattaagattaaCTTTTCCTAAAGCTGCAGCAGCAAGCTTAAAAATTCATCATCACTTTTTCTTACAAGTGTTATAGTGTATGTTTAAGTCCATAAATAACTTTGTCGTAATCATCACAGAATCCGAAAATGTGGCTTAAAGGTATACAAAATGAAAATGGTCCCTTTGTAGTTGGTTTCTAAATTATGTATGTTTGTCTTACTGCAAACCCTGAGTTATCAGCAAGTACTGCTGTTGTTGCAGTATCTTTATACCACAATTGTCTTAATCCTTGCGCTAATTGAAAGTCAGTTGGGTATTTAAGCATTCCTAACATTGTAGTTGCTTGACCTGAATGATAAATAGTTTCTATATCTTGGTTTGATAATTGGTATGACATTTGActaaataaatgcataataccatttttttaagcGTCACTGCATCTGTATTAGCATAAGctgttttatcaagtttaacaAGTTGTCCTTCAAATAAGAGATAAGCTTTGGATGGAAGTGTGAACAAATCTTAATGCTCAATGTTGATTCTTATTTCACCAGCACTATTTAGATTTGTACGAGTCACTGGCTCATATTCATGGAATTCaaatctttcaattccattatcTACAATTGACAtttctgtaaaatttaatacttcGGAAGttgtcattttgtttttatatatacaatataaaaatttttttttgattgacaattcttaaaaaactaataattgtataaaattttttgcaagtcTAGGCGTAGCTCATTGATTTAACAAGTTAAATCAATGAGTTACGCCAGATCCATTATTAATCAGATTATTAGATccaacaaaatttgaaattatttcatcaatttttttattaatatcaggTTGTGAAACTATTTTTGAAGATGCTTTATCAAttatttgttttcctttttcaaCTGCAGCATTTCTAGCAGCTTCTATCGCTGATGTTGAAAGTTCTTTTCCTGCTGATTTAGCAGCGGTTATTGCAGTTTTTCCTAAATCAGTAGCAGCCAGCTTCTTCAACATAGCTGATGATACTCTTGTTacatttgacatttttattcgTTTAAATAAATCTCTTATACTTTCGAATATACCACTTCCTCCAATAGCATGTTTCTTTATATATCtcttattataaacaattagcattttttatgtactgtatatatatatttttatatgcattgagata
The nucleotide sequence above comes from Hydra vulgaris chromosome 09, alternate assembly HydraT2T_AEP. Encoded proteins:
- the LOC136085623 gene encoding uncharacterized protein LOC136085623; translated protein: MERTNIKTGETIITTAPFRTNNQVVLETTDLDEFYEISKQKILESLSLYQQAGSDKIDFPVSLNQITQFEKNNTDISVNVYGYKDSEIHILHVSKNNDRKHLIDLLLISNGETNYYLYADFESFIKQIDTCEPNPNESYTKQYQKHIPSSFCCYIKCFDESINQSSPVTFTLTNETDDAAQIFVDSLEKDIKKIYGMIKFSKKIFTDENKHDFNAAISCHICGEKLNEDKERDHCHITGKYRGAAHQNCNLNYKIPKFFPELFHNLSGYDFHLFIKKLSGGKLSCKPNNEEKYISFSRDLKVGEYIKDGKNVEVKRELYFLDSYRFMSDSLDALSKNLSKDKCKNIGKLYSGKKLDLLLRKGVYPYDWDVESKFDTSEFDPKHPAINNVDFKVGVNKKVRGMFKDESEGAQIEEFVGLRSKLYSYKVHGKDNKKCKGVKENVVKKCITHEDYKDCLLNKRAY